In Thalassococcus sp. S3, the sequence CGGACGACAGGTATTTCGGCGCAGAGCCACCGCAGCCCGACGCGGATATGCTGGCGCGGATTGCAGAAAAAGAGATCGCCAGACAGGTGCAGGCACGACGGGACGGCAACGGGATCGTTCTGAAAGCGCAGGACGCTTTGCCGATGCCCGAGACCGTGGAACCGGCCCCTGATCAGGCGGAAGTCGCGGAACGTCAGCACGAACCGGTGGAAGAGAAAGCCCAAGAGGCGCCGACGTTCGAGGAGCCAGCGGCCGAAACACTCATGCCCTTCGAAGACGACGGTTCGGACGTCCCAACGGACGACGAGCCTGAGAGCTTCGAGAGGTTCGAGGCAGAGCCGGAGATGGCTGCGCCGCCTGCCTCCGCGCCCGACAGCATCGCGGCCAAGCTGCAACGGATCCGGGCAGTGGTGTCGCAGAACGACCCGCAGGAGGACGAAGGGGGCTACTCCGAAGATGAGCACGCCGACGCGTTGCAAAACGAGGTGCTGGCATCAACCGAAGAACTGACCCCGCTTGATCTGGATGTTCCCGAGGAGCCCGAGCAGGAGGATGACGATGATGTCGAGGCGTTGCTCGACCGCCTGGATGTCGGAACACCGGAAGAGGACGAACCGAACGACAGTCTTTTCCAAGAGATCGCGCAGGACGAGACGGCGGATGAGGAAGATGACGCCCAGGATGACCTGACGAATATCCTTGCGGAGAACGAGGCGCCTGAGACACCGTCCGCGGAAGCCCCCGCAAGAGCGCCCATTCGCGCCCGCGTGATCAAGGTGAAGCGCGCCGATCTTGACGCCGCTTTGGCCAGCGGCAGCATCGAAGATATCAGCCAGGTTGCCAGAGAGGCAGAAGAAAGCACTCTCTCGGATGAGGACGAAGCAGATCTGATGCGCGAGCTGGCTGAGGTCGAAGCGGATATCGCGGTCAGCCGCGGTGAAACGCCGACCATCGGTCAGGCGGAGGAAGATACCACGCTTGCCGAGGATCTGGACGAGGAGCATGCCGAGAATGATCTGGCGCCAAGTCTTGAAGACACGCTCGCGGCCGTTCTGGAGGATACGCTGACCGCCGATGAGCCGGCAGAACCGACCATGGAGGCCGTGGAGCAACCGCAAACGTTTGATGACAGCGCCGATACCGGCAGAGGCGAGAGCGAAGAGCTTAGCCAACCGACCTCGGATGAGAACCCAGAGCCTGCGGCGCCCGCGACTCCTGAAGTCGACCGGGACATCTCGCGTCTGATGGCGGAAACGGATACGAAAATGGACGCGCCAGAGAGTTCGTCCAAACGCGCAGAGATCGCGCATCTGCGTGCCGCGGTGGCCGCAGCCGAGGCCGACCAAAGCCTGAGCGACACGGTCAACGCGGGACAGGACGAAGTTTACCGCGAAGACCTCGCCAATGTCGTGCGTCCACGCCGCCCGGACACAGCGCTTGGACGGCGCCGCAGACCCGGAGAGGACCGCCCGGCGCCGCTCAAGCTGGTGGCCGAACAGCGTGTGGATGACGCGGCAGAAGCTGTCTCCAGCGGACCGGTCCGCCCCCGGCGCATCGGTGTGTCTGTACCGGTGGAGCCGGAGCAAGCCGGAGAAAGTTCAAGCGGGTTTGCGGAGTTCGCAGCATCTCAGGGCGCAAGCGAGCTGCCTGACCTGTTGGAAGCTGCCGCGGCGTATCTGTCGTTTGTGGAAGGACGCGATCAGTTCTCCCGCCCGCAATTGATGACCAAAGTGCGGATGGTCGAGCAAAGTGATTTCAGCCGCGAAGATGGCCTGCGGTCCTTTGGTCAGCTTCTCCGGGACGGCAAGATCGAGAAAATCAAGGGCGGGCGTTTCACCGTGTCAGACCGGATCGGCTTCAAACCCTCGGATCGCGCGGCGAGCTGAGAGAGGCAGATAAGAAACGGGCGGGTGCAATGCTGCGCTGGCCTGTCCGCCCACCTAAAGCAGACGCGGCGCTTGGGCGAGCGCACGTTCCGCCAGTGCCTGCCGCGTGATCTGCACGGCCGAGCTGAGAAAGAGCGCCGCCATCAGGGCCGCCACGATCAGATCGGGCCAGCCGGTGGCCGTGCCCCAGACACCAAGCGCCGCCATCATCACCGCGACATTGCTGATCGCATCATTGCGCGAGCAGAGCCAAACCGAACGCACATTCGCATCGCCGTCCTTGTAGCGCACCAGAATGAAAACGCTGGCCATGTTCGCGGCAAGGGCGAGGCCACCAACCAGGCCCATCACTTGGGCCTGTGGCACGCCGACAGCCAGAACCTGATAAAGTGTCGAGCCGAGGACCCAAAAGCCAAGGACAGCAAGGCTGATCCCCTTGGCCAGCGCCGCCGTGGCGCGCACCGACAGGCTTGCCCCGATCACCGCAAGCGAAATGCCATAGGTTGCGGCATCGGCAAAGAAATCCAGCGCGTCCGCCATCAGCGCCTGCGACTGGGCGATATGCCCCGCGCTCATCTCGACAACAAACATCACCGCGTTGATCGCAATCACCAGCCATAGCCTGCGCTCGTAATCTGGCGAAAGGCCGTCAAATCGCACATCCTGCCCGCAACATCCCGCCATGCCTGCTCCTTTCGGTCCGTCACGAAACAGGACATAATCCCTCTAGTCACTAGAGGTTCAAGAGGAGAATTGCGATGTTTTCGATCGGTGCGCTCTCTCGTCAGACCGGGGTCAAGGTGCCAACGATCCGCTATTACGAGGAGATCGGTCTTGTCTCACCGGCAGGCCGCAACGCGGGCAATCAGCGTCGGTATGACAGCACGGCGCTGGATCGGCTGGGTTTTGTCAAACATGCGCGCGAGCTTGGCTTTTCCATCCCCGATATCCGGGTGCTTCTGGGCTTGCAGGACAATCCCGACCAGGCCTGTGCCGAGGCAAGCGCGATTGCCATCCAGCAACGTGATGCCCTGCGCAACCGGATTGCGCAGTTACAGCGCCTTGAGCGGGAATTGACCCGGATCGCGGATGGATGCCCAGGGGACGAGCCGACCGGATGTGCGGTGCTGACCGCCCTGTCCGATCACAGCCTCTGCACTGGGCCGCACCAGGGCGCCTAATTCTGGGGCGGCTCGTCCGGGTCGGCCTGCCCCACGCCGCGAAAGATGAACTTGAACGGTAAGGCCCACACAATGCCAAGCAGCAGATAGATCAGGAATTCGATCCAAAGCGGTGGCCGGTCCAGCAGGTTCATGATCGTGA encodes:
- a CDS encoding cation transporter, translated to MAGCCGQDVRFDGLSPDYERRLWLVIAINAVMFVVEMSAGHIAQSQALMADALDFFADAATYGISLAVIGASLSVRATAALAKGISLAVLGFWVLGSTLYQVLAVGVPQAQVMGLVGGLALAANMASVFILVRYKDGDANVRSVWLCSRNDAISNVAVMMAALGVWGTATGWPDLIVAALMAALFLSSAVQITRQALAERALAQAPRLL
- a CDS encoding helix-turn-helix domain-containing protein, with translation MFSIGALSRQTGVKVPTIRYYEEIGLVSPAGRNAGNQRRYDSTALDRLGFVKHARELGFSIPDIRVLLGLQDNPDQACAEASAIAIQQRDALRNRIAQLQRLERELTRIADGCPGDEPTGCAVLTALSDHSLCTGPHQGA
- a CDS encoding DUF2842 domain-containing protein; translation: MSDKTVLSYKARRRWSLVILLVGLPAYIVAAVTIMNLLDRPPLWIEFLIYLLLGIVWALPFKFIFRGVGQADPDEPPQN